Part of the Vicinamibacterales bacterium genome, TGCGCGTTCATCGCGGCGCGCCAGCCTTCGACGCCGTTCGCGTGGACGACGAAGACCAGCCCCCGGCGCCTGGTCTCTTCGCGCAGCGCCTCGAGCGTCTCGGGGCGGGGAACCGGCCAATGGAAGGCGCCGCCAAATCCCGGCTCGACGAACGTCTTCACGCAGATGCCGCCCGACTCGACCACGCGATCGACGGCGCGCGCGGGAGTGTAGTTGCGCGGGTCGAGCGTGGCCGGCCACCGATCGGCCTGCGCCGGTTCGTACACGAGATTCGCGAGGTCCGCCGCCGCCGGGTCCCCGGGCACCTGCTGCGCGCCGTATCCGCCGGCGACGCGCACGCCGCGCCCGGCATGGTAGAGCGTGGGGTGGAGCGGCGCCGAATCGAACCACGTGCGGGCCTGGGGCTTCAGGTCCAGATCCACCAGCGTCGTGAAGCCGAAGGCGAGATAGGCGCGCGGAAGCTGCGCGCAATAGGCCGCGAGCAGCTCCGGGTGGGAGCCGATCGCGGCGTCGTCGATCGGGCCCTGGTTGCCGACGTGTACGTGCGAGTCGATCAGGCCCGGGATGAGGAATCGGCCGCGACCGTCGATCTTCCTGGCGTGCGGGCCGACGACGAGCCCGGTGCCGATCTGCGCAATCCGGCCGTGGCGAACGACCACGTCGGCATGGAGCAGCGGGGCCTGCCGCTCGGGAGAGACGAGCGTGACGTCCGCGATCACCACTCCGTCATCCACGACCTTGGGCGCGCAGGCGCCAGCGCCTGCCGCAAGCGAGAGCGCGACGGCGATCGAGAGCACCACGTTCGACGAGGTCGCCGTGATGGCGCTCTCCTTCAACGACGCGTCACGCCCGCGCGGGCCGCTCACCGGCGTCGAGCTTGCCGCAAGACCTTCAGGGCATTCGAGAGATCGAATTGTCTGCATGTTCACGTTCGAGTGTCGGGGCTGGGCGGTTCTCAACCGACGGTCAGCGACCACATGGGAGTACACGGACGGCCGGCGTAGAAGGTTCGGTGCCCGCGGCGGTCAACCTCGCCCCCTGGATCTCTCGACCTCGGCCTCGAAGAGCGGCACGAGATCAGGCTGGCCGAGCGCCTCTTCCAGTACCGCCAGCGTTCGGTGGATCAGCGGCAGGTCGAGAAGGCCAGCCCGATCCATGAGGATGCCGCGGATGTCGTCGATGTCCTTCGGTCGTCCGGCCAACACGACGTCGAGCGCGAGACCCGTCGGCTGGTGAACGAGTGGAAGCACCCGGGCTTGTCGGACGAACTCCGGCGTGGCGACGATGCGCAGGTCGAACGCCCGTCCCTGCAACGCGCTCACCAATTCGCGGCTGTCCAGGGATCCCAGCCGCACGGTCACGTCCACGTCGGTCGTCAAGCGCGGCCGGCCCCAAATCAGGACGGCTTGCGCACCGGACACGTACCACGGCACGCGAAGACGCGCGAGTTCGTGCGAGAGTTCGGCGAGGAGATCAGCGGGACCGGATGCGGACGGCACGGAGGGCCTCGGTCACGCGCAGGTGGACGGCGAGGTCTGCCGCACGTTCGGACTCGGTGGGCCAGTCGGGACGCACGGCCCGCGCATGCTGGCGGAGTTGTTCGCCAATCGCCAAGGTGTCGTCGGCGGTCCGGTCGCGTTTGCGGTCTCGCCAGAACTCGGCCTTCGCCTCGGCGACGAGCGACCAGTCGCGGTGAGCGAACGCGAGGAGATCCTGCCGGTTCACCAAGGCGATCATAATACCGGCACCGTGCCGGCGGTGTCCGCGAAGGGGTGTTCCCACACTCGAAGGGTGAGGAAGCGCTCGCCGCGGGTGCTATGCTGCTCGGGCTGCGGCCTGAAGAGGAAACGCGAGGACAAGCCATGCCCCATGCGAACCGTTACGGCATCACGCTGGTGTGCGGAGTCGTGGCGTCGGTGCTCTGTGCGGCCGGCGTCTCTGCCGCCAATCCGCAGGCCGCCGACCCGCGGACCGAGCGCCAGTACCTGTCCGGCCACGGCCCGAAGGACGCGGTGTCGTGGGAGTTCTCGGTGACGGGCGGCCGGCGCGCCGGCGAGCAGGCCACGATCCCGGTGCCGTCGAACTGGGAGCAGCACGGGTTCGGCCACTACAACTACGGACAGGATGCCGCGCCGAAGAGCACCGAGCACGGGCTCTACCGCCTCCGCTTCGCCGTGCCCGAACCGTGGAAGGGGCGCCGGATCCGCCTCGTGTTCGACGGCGTGATGACCGACGCGACGGTGAAAGTGAATGGCCGTCTCGCGGGTCCGGCGCACCAGGGCGCGTTCTACCGCTTCCACTATGACGTCACGTCCCTCGTGACGTTCGGCGTCGCGGCCGACAACGTGCTCGAGGTGGACGTCGCGAAGGCCTCGGCGAACGCCGACACCGAGATCGCGGAGCGCGGCGGCGACTACTGGGTGTTCGGCGGCATCTTCCGGCCCGTGTGGATCGAGGCCGCGCCGGCGCAGTCGATCGAGCACGTCGCCATCGATGCGAGGGCCGACGGCACGTTCTCGGCGGACGTCACGCTCGCCGCCGTCCGCGACGCCACGGCCGTCGCGGCGCAGATTCTCACCCCGGACGGCACCGCCGTGGGCGCGCCGTTCTCGACCGTGATTCCAGCCGGCGGCGCAGGCCGCGTGCGGCTGGCCGCGAAGGTGGACGGCCCCCGGCTCTGGACCGCCGAGACCCCCGCGCTCTATTCGGTCCGGCTGACCTTGCGCAAGGGCGACGAGGTGCTGCACGCGACGACGGCGCGCTTCGGCTTCCGCACGTTCGAAGTGCGGGCCGGCCAGGGGCTCTTCCTGAACGGCCAGCGCATCCTCCTCAAGGGCGTCAATCGCCACAGCTTCCGCCCCGAAACCGGCCGGAGCCTCGATCGCGACGACTGCTACGACGACGCGCGCCTCATCCGATCGATGAACATGAACGCCGTCCGCATGTCGCACTATCCGCCGGACGAGGCGTTCCTCGAGGCCTGCGACGAACTCGGCCTCTACGTGCTCGACGAGCTGAGCGGCTGGCACCACGCCCACGACACCGAGGTTGGCCGCCGCCTCGTGCGCGAGATGGTCGAGCGCGACGTGAACCACCCGAGCATCCTGTTCTGGGACAACGGAAACGAGGGCGGCTGGAATCGCGAACTCGACGGCGAGTTCGACCTGTACGACCCGCAGCGCCGCCGGGTGCTCCACCCGTGGGAAGTACACGACGACATCGACACGAAGCACTATCCGACCTACGACGACCTGGCGAGGCGCCTGCTCGGGCCGAACCTCGTGATGCCGACCGAGTTCATTCACGGCCTCTACGACGGCGGCGCGGGCGCTGGGCTCGAGGATTACTGGAACGCCATCGCCGGGTCGCCCTTCGGGGCCGGCGGATTCCTGTGGGTCTTCGCCGACGAGGGCATCGCGCGCACGGACCGGAACGGACGCATCGACGTCTTCAGCACCTTCGCCCCCGACGGCATCGTCGGTCCGCGCCACGAGAAGGAGGGCAGCTACTACACGGTGCGCGACGTGTGGTCTCCGGTCCAGGTGACCTCGCCCGTGCTCGACGCGACGTTCGCCGGCACGATCGCGGTGGCCAATCGCTACGACTTCACCTCGCTCGCGCGGTGCCGCTTCGACTGGCGGCTCGTGCGCTACCCCGGACCGGGCGGCAGGAACGCCGCGCCCACCGTGATCTCCGAGGGCAGCGCTCCCGGCCCCGCCGTGGCGCCGCATGCCAGCGGTCAACTGGCCCTGGCCCTTCCCGCACGCTGGCGCGACGCCGATGCGCTGGCGCTCGCCGCAGTCGGCCCGGACGGACAGGAGCTGTGGACGTGGACATGGCCGGTGACAGCGTCCGGCCCGCGCGTGAACGCCCTGGCGGCGCGCCGCGGCGCGTCGCCGAAGGTCGAGAAGATGGCGGGCGAGATTCGTCTCACCTCGGGCGAGGTGACGGCGGTTTTCGACGCCGCCACCGGTCTGCTTCGCAGCCTGCGCCGGGGAGATCGTACGTCCGCCCTCGCGAACGGGCCGCGGGTCGCGTTCGGCCGTCCCGCCTCCGCCGGGCCGGCCGAGTGGCTGCCCTTCGCGCGGGAAGACACCGCCACCGGGACGCGCCAGCTCGCCGCGCCGCACCTGGCCAACGTGATCGAGATCGACCTCGACTACACGCGAGCCGTGTCGTGGGCCGGCCTCAGGCTCGAGCTCTCGGCGGATGGCCGTTCATGGAAGACCGTCTACGACGGCACGCGGCGCGCGGGTGATGGGAAGGCCTTCAGCTTTCCGCCGCAGTCCGTGCTCGCGGTGAGGCTCTCGAACGTGCGACGCTCCGACGGCGGGCCGATGGCCGTCACGGCCGTGCGCCTCGGCTACGCGGCGGGCCGCTTCCCGGCCGCGCCAGCCGCCGCGGGCGTCGTGACGGGCGGAGTGGATCGCGACGCGCGGAGCGGCGAAACCGTCGCGTGGGTCGAGGGTCGCGGCACGGCAGGATTCGACCAGATCCGCTGGACGCTCGGCGGCGACGGATCGCTGCGCCTCGAGTACCGCTACGCGCTCGGCGGCGAGTTTCTCTATCACGGCATCACGTTCGACCACGCCGAGGAGACGATGCGCTCGCTCAGGTGGCTCGGCGACGGTCCGTACCGTGTCTGGCAGAACAGGCGCCGGGGCACGTGGCTCGGCGTTCACGAGATCGCGCGCCACGACATCCAGCCCGGCGAGGCGTGGAGCTATCCCGAGTTTCAAGGCTGCTTCGCGGGCCTGCGCTGGGCGCGGCTCGACACCGCCGCGGGGCCGCTGACGATCGCGAGCGCGACGCCCGACATCTACCTGCGCGTCGGCACGCCGCGGATCGATCACCAGAACACCACCGTCGAGTTCCCCGCGGGTGACGTATCGTTCCTCCACGCCATTCCCGCCATCGGGTCGAAGTTCGTCGCCCCCGACAAGTCCGGCCCGTCGGGGCGTCCGGCCACGGCCTCCGGCAGCTATCGCGGAACGCTGGTCTTCTCGTTCGGCGAGGGGCGATGAGCGTCGGCGGTGTGGAGCTGCACGCTCAGGGCGTAACCCACGCCTTGCGACGTGGGGCCGGTCGTTCCATCGTGGCCAACCAGAGGCCATCTCCCGGGAGAGATCGTCGCACCGGCAGCTATCCGCCTGTTGCCCGGCCCGCTTGCTGGATCGCCTCGAACTCGACGAGGGCGAGGTCGTACGCCAGGATCGCGCCGATCTCGTTCGTCCTGGCCTGCGCGAGATCCCGCTGGGCCTGGATCACGAGGAAGCTGGTGGACATGCCGGCGTCGAACCGCTTGCGCTCGGCCTCGAGCCGCTGCTCGGCGAGCTGGCGCGCGGCGCGGGCGGTCTCAATCCGCCTGGCGTTCATCTCGATCTTCCGCCAGGCGTCCCGCACCTGCAGAATGGCGCGCGACTCGGCGCTCTTCAGCCGCTCGCGCGCCTGCTGGTCCTCGAGTGTGGCGCGGGCGTGGTTCGCGTGCTCGGTGGACTGGCCGATCGGGTAGTTGAAGCTGACGCCGACGAACCAGGTCGGGTAGTTGGCCGAGAACACCTGGTTCATCACGGACCCGAAGCCGGTCTCCGCGCCGGGGCCGACGATCGTGCCGGGAAATCCGCCCGTGCGCAACACCTGCGTGCCGCCGAGACCGTTGGCCTGGTAGCTGGCGTTCAGCCGGACGTCGGGGCGCCGCTGGTTGTCGGTGAACCTCACGGTGAGATCGGCGTTGTCGATTTCCTTGCGCGCCCGGACGAGGTCGGTGCGGTCCTTGAGCGCGGCGGTCACGGCGGCTTCGAGGTCTGGCGAGGCCAGGCCGAGCGGGGGCGAATCGGCGGGCTCGAGGCCCACGCGCCACGCGCTCCGATCGCTCGTGTCGAAGATCAGCGTCCGCAGCACGTCCTCGGCTTCCTTCACCGCCGTCTCCGCGATGATGAGCTGCTCCTGGTCGGCGGCAACCTCGGCCTGCGCCGACACCAGGTCGAGGGGCGGCGACTGGCCGTAGCCCACCTTGACCTTGTTCACCCGCACCAGCTCGCGGGCGAGGTCGAGCGTCGATGTGCGCGCGCCGACATTCGCGATCGCGGTGACGAGGTTCCAGTACGCGCTCTTGACGTTCGCGACGGTCTGCACGAGCGTTTCGCGAAGGCGCGTGTCGGCAATCGCGCGGTTCACGCGGCTCGACGCCAACTGCAGCCGCGCGGAGTCGATCGCGAGGTCGCGGACCAGGGGCTGCGACAGAGACACCGACAGCCCCGACTGCAGCACCGGGTTGTAGCTGTTCAGGAAGCTGTCGCTGCTCGTGTGGACGTAGTCCCACGACACGCTGTACGACGTGCCGTACCACGGCAGCCGTTGGAAGAGGCCCAGGGTTGTCGTGACGGCGTCGTTGCGCGTGGGCGTCGGCACCAGGAAACTCGACGGCGGCTCGAGCTGGTTGTTCCGCTGGAGGCCGGTGTTGAACGTCGGCCGGAAAGCTCCGGCCGCCGCCGCGATCTGTGTGTCCCCAATCTGCGGCGTGATCCGTTCGGCCGCCAGCTCGATGTTGTGATCGAGCGCCATCTTCACGGCGTCGTTCACGGTCAGGCGGAGTGTTTCGGGCTGGGCGGCGGCCGGCATCGCCGGCGCCTGCCCGGATGGCGACGCGGAAACCGCCACCCAGATGGATATCATCAACAGCGTTCGGCGCATGGTCGGTCGTCAATCCTCTCGAGTTGGTGTCGTCAGCCGCGGTGACTTGGAGTCTCTGGCGTCCTCGGTGGTTCAACCTAGCCGCCCGCGGTCCGCGCCTCCGCGAGTTCCGGCATCCGGGTCTCCTCCGAGCCGGACTCGCCGGCCCTGACCGCATGGCGCCGCGCCACGAGCACGTAGATCGACGGCACGACGAACAGCGTGAAGGCCGATCCGATCACCATCCCGGTGACCAGCATCATGCCGATGCTGTTGCGGGCGCCGGCGCCCGGGCCCCGCGCGAACACCAGCGGCAGATGACCCATCACGGTGGCGGCGGTCGTCATCAGGATCGGCCGAAGCCGCGTGGATGCGGCTTCGACGACGGCGTTTAGCTTGTCGCTGCCCGCCTCCTGGAGCTTGTTGGCGAACTCCACGATCAGGATGCCGTTCTTCGACACCAGTCCGACCAGCGTGATCAAGCCGATCTGACTGTAGATGTTGAGCGTCGTCAGGCCGAGGAACGAGAACAGCAGCGACCCGGACAGCGCGAGCGGCACGGATCCCGCCAGGATGATGAACGGATCGCGGAAGCTCTCGAACTGCGCCGCGAGCACGAGGTAGATCAGGATTGCCGACAGGAGGAACGTGCCGAGGAAGTTGCCGCCCTCCGTCCGAAGCTGACGCGACTCGCCCGCGAAGTCCACGGCGAAGCCCTGGCCGGTCGGCAGGATGCGGCGCGCCTCGTCCTCGAGCATGCGCAGCGCGGCGTCCAGGGAGACTCCGGGCGGGATGACGCCCTGGATCCGCACGGCGTTCAACTGCTGGAACCGCTTCAATTCCCTCGGTTCGGTCGTCGTCTTCAGCGTGGCGAAGGTGGACAGCCGCACGAGCTTGTTGCCGGCGCCGGTGACGTAGATGTCCTTCAGTTGATCCGGCGTCAGCCGATTCGCCCGCTTGATCTGCGGGATCACCTTGTAGCTCCGGCCCTGGACGCTGAAGCGGTTCACGAAATCCCCGCCGAGCATCGTCGAGAGGTCGCGGCCCGCCTGCTGGAGATCGACGCCCTGCGATCGGAGCTTGTCCCGGTCGAAGACGACCTCGGCCTGCGGCTGGTCGAACTTCAAGTCGGAGTCGGCGAACATGAACAGGCCGCTCGTGAACGCCTTCTCGACGAGCCGGTTGGCGAACTCGACGAGGCGCTGCGGCTCGGCCGTCGAGGCGACGACGAAGTCCACCGGGAAATCGCCGCCGCCAGGGAGGGCCGGCGGCGCGAGGGAGATGACGCGCACCCCCGCGATCTTCGAGAGCTGCGCCGCGGTCTCGATCTGGAGCTGTTGCGTGCTCTTGGCGCGCTCGTTCCAGGGTTTGGTGACCATGCCGCCAAACCCTCCGGTCGGCAACGTGATCTGGAAGATGCTCTCCGACTCCGGGAACGACCGGTAGATGTCGTAGACCTGCGCGGAGAAGAGCTTCGTCTGATCGAGCGTCGCATTCGGCGCGGCCTGGATGATGCCGAACACCACGCTCTGATCCTCCCTCGGCGCCAGTTCCTTCTGAGAGAAGAGGTAGAAGGGCACCATCAGCAGGGCGACGATCGCCCAGAGGACGAAGACGACCGGCCGGTACTGGAGCGTACCGGTCAACACCCTGGTGTAGAGCAGCCGCACGGCGTCGAAATGGCGGTTGATCATGCCGGCAAACCCGTGCTCGACGGCGCCCGATCGCAACAGCCGCGACGACATCATCGGCGACAAGGTGAGCGCGACGACGCCAGAGACGATCACCGCGCCGGCCAGCGTGAAGGCGAACTCGCGGAACAGCGCGCCCGTGAGGCCGCCCTGCAGGCCGATCGGCGCGTACACGGCCGCGAGCGTGATCGTCATCGCGATGATCGGGCCGACCAGTTCGCGCGCCGCGGCAACGGCCGCGTCGAACGGGCGCTGGCCCATCCGGAGGTGGCGTTCCACGTTCTCCACCATCACGATCGCATCGTCCACGACGAGTCCGACCGACAGCACGATCGCGAGCAGCGTCAGCAGGTTGATCGTGAAACCCGCGACGAGCATCAGGAACACCGCCCCGACAAGAGAGATCGGAATGGCCAGCGCCGGGATGAGCGCCGAGCGCGCGGATCCCAGGAACAGGAAGATCACGAGGATGACGATCAGGAGGGTCTCCGTGAGCGTCTTGAACACCTCGTCGATCGCGTTCTGGATGTAGGTGGTCGAGTCGTAGGGAATGCCGACCTTCATGCCCACGGGGAGCTGCGCTTGGATCTCCCTGACCGCCTCGCGCACCCTGGCGATGACATCGAGCGAGTTCGCCGTCGGCAGCACCCACACGCCCATGAACGTGGAGTTCTGGCCGTTGAAGCGGACGTCCGAGTCGTAGTTCTCGGCGCCGAGCACGACGTCGGCAATCTCTCCGAGCCGGACGACGACGCCCTTGTCCTCCTTCACGACCAACTGCTGGAATTCCTCCGGCGTCTGGAGGTTGGTGTTGGCGATCAGGTTCACCGACACCATCGAGCCCTTGGTCCGGCCGAGGGCGGCGAGGTAGTTGTTCTTCGAGAGGGCGTCGCGCACCTGAGAGGGCGAGATGCCCAGCGCGGCCATCCGCTCGGGCTTGAGCCAGACCCGCATCGCAAACGTCCGGTCGCCGAGGATGTCGGCGCGCTGCACGCCGCTGATGGCCGAGAGCCGTGGCTGGACGACGCGCGTCAGGTAGTCGGTGATCTGGTTCTGGTCGAGGTTGGCGGACGAGAACCCGATGTACATCGCCGCGAACTGGTTGTCCGCGGTTTCGAGCTGGATGATCGGCGCCTGCGCCTCGGGCGGCATGTCGTTCCGCACCTGCGCCACCTTCGCCTGGATCTGCGTGAGCGCGGCGTTGGTGTCGTAGTTGAGCTTCAAGTGGACGGTGATCGTGCTCGCGCCCTGCGCGCTGGACGACTCGAGGTAGTCGATGCCGTCGGCGCTCGCGATGACGCGCTCGAGCGGCGTCGTGATGAAGCCTCGCACCAGGCTCGCGTTGGCGCCGACGTACACGGTCGTGACCCGGACGATCGCGATGTCGCTGCGCGGGTACTGACGCACCGACAGCGCGCGGACGGACTGCAGGCCGGCAATCAGAATCACCAGGTTGACGACGACGGCGAGGATCGGCCGCTTGATGAAGAGATCGGTCAGCTTCATTAGCTGTCCTCCGGCCGAGGCGCCGGCTTGTTGGACGGTCGGACCTTGTTGTTGATCTGAACCGCGGCGCCGTTTCGGAGCTTGAAGACGCCCGAGGTGACCACCTCTTCACCGGGCTTCACGCCCGACAGCACCGCCACCTGATCGCCCCTGGCGCTCCCGAGCTTGACGAACCGCTGCTCCACGCCGCGGTAGGTGGCGCCCTTCGGGTTCTTCATCTCCGCCACGACGAAGACCGAATCGCCGTACGGCGCGTAGTTGACGGCCGACGTCGGGAGAGACACCACCGTGTCGCCGGCGCCCACCGCCGCGTTGGCCTGCACGAACATCCCCGGGTGCAGCGCGCCGCCGGCGTTGGCGCACGTCGCCTGCACCTGGATGTTGCGGGTGGCCTCGTCCACGACCGAATCGATCGCGGTGACCCGGCCGGCAATCTCGGCGTTCGAGTTCTCGATCGAGACACGAACGCCGGTGCCCGACCTGAGCCTGGCGACCTGCTCCTGCGGCACGGAGAAGTTCACGTAGATCGGATTGAGCGCCTGCAGCGACACGATCGGCGCGCCGCCGGCCAGGTACTGGCCGAGGTTGATCTGGCGCAGGCCGAGGACGCCCGAGAACGGCGCCCGGATGGTCTTGCGCGCGATCGTGGCCCGCGTCTCGCCAACGCTCGCCTCGGCCTGCTTCTGCGCGGCTTCGGCCTGGTCGTACTCCGCCTGGGAGATCACGCCTTCTCCTTTCAGGCCGCGCATCCGTTCCAGGTTGACGTTCGACAGGTGACGCTGCGCTTCCGCCGCCGCGAGCTGCGCCTGCTCCTGCCGCGTGTCGAGTTGCGCGAGCGTGTCGCCTTCCTTCACGCTCCGACCCGACTCGAACCCGATCGACACGACGATGCCCGGCAGGTCCGCGCTGACCGTCACGCCGCGGACGGCCGCCACGGTGCCGATCACCGCCAGGGTTGCGGGCCATCGTTCCTCGGTGGCCATCACCGTGGTCACCGCCTCGGGCGGCGGCTGGAACGCGGAGAATTCGGCAATGGCCGAGCGCACCTGCTTCACCTTCACGGCGCCGAGCACGCCAATGACGGCGAACGCGGCGATCAACATCAAGGTCATCCGTTTCTTCATGACAGAGAAACCTCCGTCCTCATCGCTCGACTTCACGTCGTGGAATGCCCATTCCGCTATGACGCGGTGAGGGGCCACGCCGGTTCCCACGGATGAGTTCAACTCTGCTGCGACAGAGGTCACGACGGCCGAGCGGTCTGTCGTGATTCACGTCGAGATCGAGTGGGATTTGACGCGGTGAGAACGGTCAAAGCAAAAGTAAGGCCGGATCGGTCGGCAATGAGGTCACGCCAGGATCTTCAGCAGCACGTCCCGGTATTGCTGGCCCACGGGTATCTGCAGTCCGCCGCGGGTCACGACGATCCACGAGCCCTTCGTCCAGGGCTGGGCTTCCCGTACCCGGTCCAGGTTGACGATCCAGGAGCGGTGGATCCGCAGGAATCGTTGCGGATCCAGCTTGGCTTCGAGGGCCGACAGCGTGCTGCGCAGGATGTGCTTCGCCCGTTCGCAGTGGACGCACACATAGTTCCCCGTGGCCTCGAGCGCGTGGATCTCGGTGGTGGGAACCAGGAGGTACCGTTCTCGGTCCCGCACGACGATGTGGGGGCGCACCGACTGCCTGCGCTCGTGCATGTCGAGCATGGCCTGGATGCGCCGGTCGAGGTCGTCCCGGTTCTGCCGAGCCAGGACTTCCCGCGCCCGGTCCAGCGACTCCGTGAAGCGTTCCGGGTCGATGGGTTTGGTGAGGTAGTCCAGCGCATTCAGGCGAAACGCCTCGAGGGCGAACTCGTCGAAGGCGGTCACGAAGACGACGACCGGCAGGGAACCCTCCCGGCGCCAGGTCTCCGCCACTTCCAAACCACTCACGCCAGGCATCTGGATGTCCAGGAAGACCACATCGGGCGCCAGTTCCTGGAAGGCCTCGAGGGCCGAAGGTCCGTCTCCCCGCTCGCCCACCACCTGAACATCCGCATGGGCTGCCAGCAGCGTGCGCAGCCGCTCCCTCACCAGAGGCTCGTCGTCCACGACCAGGCACCGGATCATGACCGTTCTGCCTCCAGGGGAATCTGAATCCTGACGCGGAAGCCGCCGTTCGGTCGGGTGTCGATCTCCAGCCGGCCTCGTTCGCCGTACATGGCGTGGAGGCGTTCCCGCGTGTTGCCGATACCCACGCCGGGACGAAGCGGGAGAGTCGTTCCAAGACCGTCGTCCTCGACGGTCAGGACGAGCGAGGGCCCTTCGGACGCCGCAGAGACCTTCAGTCGCCCCGGCCCCAC contains:
- a CDS encoding LytTR family DNA-binding domain-containing protein gives rise to the protein MIRCLVVDDEPLVRERLRTLLAAHADVQVVGERGDGPSALEAFQELAPDVVFLDIQMPGVSGLEVAETWRREGSLPVVVFVTAFDEFALEAFRLNALDYLTKPIDPERFTESLDRAREVLARQNRDDLDRRIQAMLDMHERRQSVRPHIVVRDRERYLLVPTTEIHALEATGNYVCVHCERAKHILRSTLSALEAKLDPQRFLRIHRSWIVNLDRVREAQPWTKGSWIVVTRGGLQIPVGQQYRDVLLKILA